ATCCAGTGGATGCGCCCGATCGCGCGGGGCCGCGGCCCCTGGAAACCAGACATGGCACCGTTACGCCTTCAGCTTGTAGCCGGTGGACAGCATGCGCAGCAGCAGGACCGCAAGCGCCGCGTTGATGCCCAGCATGACCGCGACGCCGATCGCCAGGGTGCCGTCGGACTGGCCGATGAAGCCGTAGCGGAACCCGTCGATCATGTAGAAGAACGGGTTGAAGTGCGCCAGCCACCAGAAGGCCGGGGGCAGCCGGTCCACCGAATAGAAGGTGCCGGACAGGAAGGTCAGCGGCGTCACCACGAAATTGGTGAAGGCCGCGATATGGTCAAACTTCTCCGACCAGATGCCGCCGATCATGCCGAGCTGGGCCAGCATCATGGACGCCATGAAGCCGTGGAACAGGATGAAGGCCGGGGAATGGAAGCCCAGCGGCACGAAGGACCAGATCGCCGCCCCGGTCACGACGCCGACCAGCAGCCCGCGGGTCACCCCGCCGCCGACGAAGGCCACCGCCATCTCCAGCGGGGACAGCGGCGGCATCAGCACGTCCACGATGTTGCCCTGGACCTTTGATATCACCACCGAGGACGACGTGTTGGCGAAGGCGTTCTGCGCCATCGCCATGACGATCAGGCCCGGCCCCAGGAAGACCAGGAACGGCACGCTGCCCGCCATCCGCACGACGCCGCCCAGCGCCAGCGCGAAGACGGCGTAGAACAGCAGCGTGGTGACGACCGGCGCCGCGATGGTCTGGGTATAGACCTTTATGAACCGATGCACCTCCCTCTGGTACAGGGTCCAAAGGCCGATCCAGTTGACGGTGCCGATATCGCGCGGCAAAGGCGGAAAATGGGTGCTCATGATGCCCTTCAGCTAAGTGCGCGCACCCTAATGTGAAGCGGGCGCATGGCACAATTGCCGAGAGCGAATGGCTGGTGGGCGGCAACGCCGCACCCCCGGCCGGGCTTACGCCCGCAGTTGGCGGACGAAGTCGTGGACCTGGCCGTCCAGGCTTCGGACTTCCGTCATCAGGTCGTTGGCGAAGCTTCGCACCCGGCCCGCCCCGTCGCCGGTATGGTCCGCCGCCCGGCCGACGCCCTGGATGCCCTGGGCGGTGGCGGCGACGCCGGTGGCGACCAGCTGCGCCGTGGCGGCGATCTCGCGGGTGGCGGCGCTCTGTTCCTCCACGGCGGAGGCGATCGTCGAGGTCACCTGGTCGATCGAGGACACGGCCCCGGTGATCCGGCCGATGGCATCCACCGCCGACCGGGTGGCCTCCTGGATCTCGCCGATCCGGGCGGTGATCTCCACGGTGGCGTTCTCGGTCTGGCCCGCCAGTCCCTTGACCTCCGCCGCGACGATGGCGAAGCCCCGGCCGGCCTCGCCGGCGCGTGCCGCCTCGATGGTGGCGTTCAGCGCCAGCAGGTTGGTCTGCGAGGCGATCGCCTGGATCAGTTGGACCACGTCGCCGACCTGGGCGGCGCCGCGGGACAGCGCCTCGACCGCGACGGCGACCGCCCTGGCCTGCTGGTTGGCGTCGTCGGTCATGCGCGAGGCGCTGGCGATCTGGCGGCTGATCTCGCCGATCGAGGCGGTCAACTCGTCGCTCGCGGTGGCGACGCTCTGCACGCCCGCCGATACCTCCTCCGCCGAGGACGCGGACGCTCCCGCATCGGTGCGGGTTTCCTCCGCGGTCCGGGCCAGCGCCTCGGCCTCGTGCCGGACCTGCTCGGAGACCTGGCGGAGGCTCGCCGAAACGCTGCCCACGCCCTGCTGGAAGGCGGCGGCCAGCGCCATCATGTCGTCGCGCCGGCGGCGCTCGGCGGCCTGCCGTTCCTCCTCGCGGCCCGCGGCCAGCCGCTCGTTCTCCGCCTGGGCAAGCCGGACCTCATGGAGCGCCGTCTCGGAGGTCCGAAGCGCCTGCCCCAGCCGGGTGACCATCCAGACCAGGACGCCTGTCTCCAGCACGACGATCACGGCATGCAGGACGACGCGCCCGAGATCGCCGCCGCCGGGAAACACCGCCGCCGGCAGGGCGAAGTTGAGGACCAGGTGGTGGACGGCGGTGGCGCCGGCCCCCAGCAGGATCGTCACCGGACAGGCGAAGCCGGCCAGCATCGCCAGGGCCGCGAAATAATACATATGCATGTCGATCTGCCAGACGGACCCGCGCATGTCGTAGACGAGGGCGGAGACCGTCATCACGAACGCGACCGCGACGACGCTCCGCGCGGACAGGCCGGTCGGGTCGCGCCAGACGGCAAGGCTGGCCGCCAACGCGGCGAAGCCCGCCAGGGAGAC
This Skermanella mucosa DNA region includes the following protein-coding sequences:
- a CDS encoding ABC transporter permease, whose amino-acid sequence is MSTHFPPLPRDIGTVNWIGLWTLYQREVHRFIKVYTQTIAAPVVTTLLFYAVFALALGGVVRMAGSVPFLVFLGPGLIVMAMAQNAFANTSSSVVISKVQGNIVDVLMPPLSPLEMAVAFVGGGVTRGLLVGVVTGAAIWSFVPLGFHSPAFILFHGFMASMMLAQLGMIGGIWSEKFDHIAAFTNFVVTPLTFLSGTFYSVDRLPPAFWWLAHFNPFFYMIDGFRYGFIGQSDGTLAIGVAVMLGINAALAVLLLRMLSTGYKLKA
- a CDS encoding methyl-accepting chemotaxis protein → MTGLMNQRRNMALFSVALLWLHVPLILALAWFYPESDTVGAVSLAGFAALAASLAVWRDPTGLSARSVVAVAFVMTVSALVYDMRGSVWQIDMHMYYFAALAMLAGFACPVTILLGAGATAVHHLVLNFALPAAVFPGGGDLGRVVLHAVIVVLETGVLVWMVTRLGQALRTSETALHEVRLAQAENERLAAGREEERQAAERRRRDDMMALAAAFQQGVGSVSASLRQVSEQVRHEAEALARTAEETRTDAGASASSAEEVSAGVQSVATASDELTASIGEISRQIASASRMTDDANQQARAVAVAVEALSRGAAQVGDVVQLIQAIASQTNLLALNATIEAARAGEAGRGFAIVAAEVKGLAGQTENATVEITARIGEIQEATRSAVDAIGRITGAVSSIDQVTSTIASAVEEQSAATREIAATAQLVATGVAATAQGIQGVGRAADHTGDGAGRVRSFANDLMTEVRSLDGQVHDFVRQLRA